The Neobacillus sp. PS3-34 genome has a window encoding:
- the cwlD gene encoding N-acetylmuramoyl-L-alanine amidase CwlD yields the protein MKKKWKIAAFAAGVIVLFLILQYDFMENKSWNSWNLPLAGKIILLDPGHGGPDGGAGDENALEKDIALNVSLMVRDYLQQQGALVIMTRETDKDLAPQGMKGYSRRKVEDLKKRLKMINHSETDFFVSIHLNAIPSAQWSGAQTFYAPHFKENQKAARFIQDELRRNLENTTRRAKSLNQVYILKNAEKPGVLVEIGFLSNPQERAKLKNENYQEKVAASIYKGIMRYYTKEKELKEPE from the coding sequence TTGAAGAAAAAGTGGAAAATTGCCGCGTTTGCTGCTGGCGTAATCGTGTTATTTTTAATTTTGCAATACGACTTTATGGAAAATAAATCGTGGAATTCTTGGAATCTGCCCTTGGCAGGCAAAATCATCCTGCTTGATCCTGGACATGGTGGACCTGATGGCGGTGCAGGAGATGAAAATGCATTGGAAAAGGACATAGCTTTAAATGTTTCTCTGATGGTGCGCGATTATTTACAGCAGCAGGGGGCTCTAGTCATTATGACGAGAGAAACGGATAAGGATTTGGCACCTCAGGGCATGAAGGGGTACAGCAGGCGTAAGGTGGAAGATTTGAAAAAGAGATTAAAAATGATCAACCATTCGGAGACTGACTTTTTTGTCAGCATTCATTTAAATGCGATTCCTTCCGCTCAATGGAGTGGTGCCCAGACTTTTTATGCACCTCATTTCAAGGAGAATCAAAAGGCAGCGCGGTTTATTCAGGATGAGCTTCGCCGTAACCTGGAAAACACAACCCGGAGAGCCAAGTCATTAAATCAGGTCTATATCCTTAAAAATGCTGAAAAACCCGGAGTTCTGGTAGAAATAGGATTCCTGTCCAATCCGCAGGAAAGGGCAAAATTAAAGAACGAAAATTATCAGGAAAAGGTTGCAGCTTCGATTTATAAAGGGATCATGCGCTATTATACGAAGGAGAAGGAATTAAAGGAGCCAGAGTAG
- a CDS encoding YbaK family protein — translation MNVITTFKEKRQQKQMKYERSVLKDLSVTQLKERVQTYFGSFRLTSGLLMNAGIEEACYDVALEAYLLGANLSKFGYHGESPDDVKKRCYREEKHLIDTLYNFFLYWGSGDEGVLSESLYYLCEQYVHVWWMEGYQKGQKRHKLRLH, via the coding sequence GTGAATGTAATAACAACCTTTAAAGAAAAAAGACAGCAAAAACAGATGAAATACGAGCGTTCCGTCTTAAAGGACTTGTCGGTAACCCAGCTGAAGGAAAGGGTACAGACATATTTTGGTTCGTTCCGTTTGACTTCCGGGCTTCTCATGAATGCTGGGATTGAGGAAGCTTGCTATGATGTTGCCCTTGAAGCTTATTTGCTAGGAGCGAATTTAAGCAAATTCGGTTACCATGGTGAATCGCCCGATGATGTGAAGAAACGCTGCTACCGCGAAGAAAAGCATTTAATTGATACTCTATATAATTTTTTTCTGTATTGGGGATCTGGTGATGAGGGAGTATTAAGTGAATCCCTATACTACCTTTGTGAGCAATATGTCCATGTTTGGTGGATGGAGGGCTATCAAAAAGGCCAAAAGCGGCATAAACTGCGCCTGCACTAA
- a CDS encoding MFS transporter, protein MKRKLTKSHASDAQIPMQAKKLMLVNTLRSIGQGMLVVDLALYLHALGWSTAAIGSVLAAGGLLGVVLSPVIGIYSDRFGRKPFILFYEFLTSGCALVGVFSTDFLLLFLAITFSGFGKADAGSPSPCAPAEQAWLATFILTENRGKVYSLNNALSFFGMAAGAVMAGSAALWKGFEFGATSYRFSFFIVFILYLVTALIIFTIDEGEALYSRKEVTGILEKEILNKENSAVFKLAAINVLNGIAIGLTGPMMSYWFAAKFGASTTQIGGTLALTFFATGVTSLFQAKLSRKHGTIRSIVVVRFIASMLLILMPLLSSYILASILYMIRTALNRGTQGAQQALSVSLTRDRRRGFASSINSLSMRFPMSVGPYISGYLFGLGSLAMPFYIASGLQISFAYLYGRIFRTYEFRLKSHASSG, encoded by the coding sequence TTGAAAAGGAAACTTACTAAGAGTCATGCTTCAGATGCACAAATCCCTATGCAGGCTAAAAAGTTAATGCTTGTTAATACCTTGCGAAGCATTGGACAAGGTATGCTAGTAGTTGATTTGGCACTTTATCTCCATGCATTGGGATGGAGTACTGCAGCAATTGGCAGTGTCCTTGCAGCGGGGGGGTTGCTTGGTGTCGTGCTATCACCTGTTATAGGCATATATAGCGACCGATTTGGAAGAAAGCCGTTTATTCTTTTTTATGAATTTTTAACCTCAGGATGTGCCTTAGTCGGAGTGTTTTCTACAGACTTTCTTTTATTATTTTTAGCGATTACATTTTCAGGTTTTGGGAAAGCCGATGCTGGTTCTCCGAGTCCGTGTGCACCTGCAGAGCAAGCATGGCTTGCAACTTTCATTCTTACAGAAAATCGGGGTAAGGTATATAGTTTGAATAATGCTCTAAGCTTTTTTGGAATGGCGGCAGGTGCGGTTATGGCTGGATCAGCTGCATTATGGAAGGGGTTTGAATTCGGAGCAACATCCTATCGGTTCTCTTTCTTTATTGTTTTTATTTTATATCTTGTCACCGCCCTTATTATTTTTACTATTGATGAAGGAGAGGCTTTATATAGTAGGAAAGAAGTAACCGGAATTTTAGAAAAAGAAATATTGAATAAAGAAAATTCAGCGGTTTTCAAACTTGCGGCCATTAATGTCTTGAACGGGATTGCTATTGGATTGACGGGACCAATGATGTCTTATTGGTTTGCAGCTAAATTTGGAGCAAGCACTACTCAAATCGGGGGCACGTTAGCTTTAACCTTTTTCGCTACAGGTGTCACCTCGCTTTTTCAGGCAAAATTATCCCGAAAACATGGAACCATTCGATCAATTGTGGTAGTTCGATTTATTGCAAGCATGCTCTTGATACTGATGCCATTATTATCGAGTTATATACTTGCATCCATCCTTTATATGATACGAACAGCGCTAAACCGTGGTACACAAGGAGCGCAGCAAGCACTTAGCGTGAGCTTGACACGCGACAGAAGACGCGGTTTTGCGTCAAGTATTAATTCCCTGTCCATGCGTTTTCCAATGTCAGTTGGCCCGTATATCAGCGGTTATCTTTTTGGTTTAGGTTCACTTGCCATGCCTTTTTACATAGCCTCCGGTTTACAAATTAGTTTTGCATATTTATATGGGAGAATATTTCGTACTTATGAATTTCGGCTGAAGTCCCATGCATCATCCGGGTGA
- the pqqE gene encoding pyrroloquinoline quinone biosynthesis protein PqqE, producing MTQSKRISSNRIGAPYSILAELTHRCPLHCPYCSNPLELTLEKEELATEDWCRVLTEAAELGVVEVHFSGGEPLLRDDLETLIRHANALEMYTNLITSGIGLSEKKMDQLKMAGLANVQISFQAAEARLSNVIGGYKAFEKKIEAAKTVKKAELHLSLNVVIHRMNIDQIQEIIQLAEELGAERLELANAQYYNWALLNRERLLPSRDQIKRANDIYMAAKERLQREMEIIWVIPDYYASTPKPCMGGWGTIGFTVAPNGDVLPCPTAGIIEDLTFENVRKSSLKQIWYESNSFNNFRGEEWMPEPCSSCDLRHEDGGGCRCQAFALTRNASATDPVCEWSPDHHLIEAAIQDINNKPAKEIIAPLIYRKFLLEKPSSKSMIKK from the coding sequence ATGACTCAATCGAAGCGAATTAGCAGCAATCGCATCGGAGCTCCATATTCGATTCTTGCAGAGTTGACACATCGTTGTCCTTTGCATTGTCCATATTGTTCAAACCCCTTAGAGTTAACACTTGAGAAAGAGGAGTTGGCAACGGAAGATTGGTGTCGCGTTTTAACGGAGGCTGCCGAATTGGGAGTAGTAGAAGTTCACTTTTCTGGAGGGGAGCCCCTTTTACGTGACGACTTGGAAACGTTAATCCGTCATGCCAATGCTTTAGAGATGTACACGAATCTTATTACAAGCGGTATTGGATTATCGGAGAAAAAGATGGATCAACTAAAGATGGCCGGGTTAGCAAATGTACAGATAAGCTTCCAGGCAGCCGAAGCAAGACTTTCCAATGTAATTGGAGGATATAAAGCGTTTGAGAAGAAAATAGAAGCTGCTAAAACGGTAAAAAAAGCTGAATTGCATTTATCATTAAATGTTGTAATACATCGAATGAATATTGATCAAATACAGGAGATTATTCAGCTTGCAGAGGAATTGGGAGCTGAACGATTGGAACTGGCAAATGCACAATATTATAACTGGGCATTGCTCAATCGAGAGCGGTTATTGCCAAGCCGAGACCAAATCAAAAGGGCAAATGACATCTATATGGCTGCTAAAGAGCGGCTTCAAAGAGAAATGGAAATTATTTGGGTTATACCTGATTATTATGCATCTACTCCAAAGCCTTGTATGGGCGGCTGGGGTACAATTGGATTTACAGTAGCCCCAAATGGGGATGTTCTGCCTTGTCCTACAGCAGGAATCATTGAGGATCTTACCTTTGAGAATGTCCGTAAGTCTTCACTGAAACAAATTTGGTACGAATCGAATTCCTTTAACAACTTTCGTGGCGAAGAATGGATGCCAGAACCTTGCAGTTCTTGTGATCTCCGTCATGAAGATGGAGGGGGCTGCCGTTGCCAGGCTTTTGCTTTAACCAGAAATGCATCTGCTACGGATCCAGTTTGTGAGTGGTCACCGGATCATCATCTAATTGAAGCGGCCATACAGGATATAAACAATAAACCTGCCAAAGAAATAATCGCACCTTTGATCTATCGAAAATTTCTTCTAGAAAAACCTTCATCTAAAAGCATGATAAAGAAATAA
- the pqqD gene encoding pyrroloquinoline quinone biosynthesis peptide chaperone PqqD, with product MEQILVTSYPKLAAKARLKFDKVRGKHLLLLPEKVVVMNETAASILILCDGSLAVHNIVGKIRDSLQAGTESIEAEPLPDLKTMEGDILEFLHEMVDQGWVVIHSHDSIEAN from the coding sequence GTGGAGCAAATTTTAGTTACTAGCTACCCAAAGCTTGCTGCAAAAGCACGACTTAAATTTGATAAAGTCAGAGGAAAGCATCTCCTTCTGTTACCGGAAAAGGTTGTGGTTATGAACGAAACCGCCGCCTCTATCCTTATTCTATGTGATGGAAGCCTAGCGGTGCATAACATAGTTGGAAAAATTAGAGATTCTTTGCAGGCTGGCACAGAATCAATAGAAGCAGAGCCATTGCCTGATTTGAAAACAATGGAGGGGGATATTTTAGAATTTCTGCATGAAATGGTGGATCAAGGATGGGTGGTGATCCATAGTCATGACTCAATCGAAGCGAATTAG
- the pqqC gene encoding pyrroloquinoline-quinone synthase PqqC, whose protein sequence is MRGKGVSVSEEEHQKEIWSPVEFTERLKDVGRSYYHDKHPFHIKMHEGALSREQIQGWVANRYYYQKSVPIKDAAILSNLPSRELRREWIGRIIDHDGTRGQDGGIEAWLKLGEAVGLTREEIVQEERVVPGVRFAVDAYVNFARTKPWIEAVASSLTELFSPDLIFKRMKVMERLYPWIDSTGFEYFQNRLTQAPRDSTTALKLVLSYCQTPRDQQKAVEALRFKCDVLWVQLDAIEKAFPLNA, encoded by the coding sequence ATGCGGGGGAAAGGTGTGTCAGTCAGTGAAGAAGAGCATCAGAAAGAGATTTGGTCACCAGTTGAATTTACTGAACGTTTAAAGGATGTTGGCAGGTCCTATTATCATGATAAACATCCCTTTCATATAAAAATGCATGAGGGAGCCTTAAGTCGGGAACAAATTCAAGGCTGGGTTGCGAACCGATACTACTATCAAAAGTCAGTTCCAATTAAAGATGCGGCTATCTTATCAAACTTGCCATCCCGAGAATTACGGCGTGAATGGATCGGGCGTATTATCGACCATGACGGCACGCGTGGTCAAGATGGCGGTATTGAGGCGTGGCTCAAACTGGGAGAAGCTGTGGGGTTAACTAGGGAAGAAATTGTACAGGAGGAAAGAGTTGTACCAGGTGTTCGGTTTGCGGTAGATGCTTATGTAAACTTTGCGCGGACAAAACCGTGGATCGAGGCAGTTGCCTCTTCGTTAACAGAGTTGTTTTCCCCAGACCTTATTTTTAAGAGAATGAAAGTAATGGAGCGATTGTATCCTTGGATTGACAGCACTGGTTTTGAATATTTTCAAAACCGTTTGACTCAAGCCCCCCGTGATTCGACTACTGCTTTAAAACTTGTATTGTCTTATTGTCAAACTCCTCGGGATCAACAAAAAGCGGTAGAAGCATTACGTTTTAAATGTGATGTGTTATGGGTGCAGCTTGATGCTATTGAAAAAGCTTTCCCGCTAAATGCGTAA
- the pqqB gene encoding pyrroloquinoline quinone biosynthesis protein PqqB — MRIRVLGTAAGGGFPQWNCACINCREARKGNEAFRPLLQSSLAISANERDWYLINAGPDVHQQIESYPALHAGPGIRETPIAGVILTDAELDHTIGLLSLREGSCLTIYGTENVRKTLHSSFPVFPMLQSYCSWQWKSLDPECLQQIGPSGENNEETIIVETVPVSRKPPLYTKWKNEEFTLTDIWEVGLVFHNKKTGKCLAYFPTLEEITTSVEESLMKADILMIDGTFWAEDELVQMGATERDARNMGHLPIGGSGGTAEKLAAFPAERKILIHINNSNPVLKIGSNERNALEGMGFEVAFDGMEVEV; from the coding sequence ATTCGAATTAGAGTCTTAGGAACAGCGGCGGGAGGAGGATTTCCACAATGGAACTGTGCATGTATAAATTGTAGAGAGGCTCGCAAAGGTAATGAAGCTTTCCGACCACTTTTACAATCTTCTCTTGCAATAAGTGCAAATGAAAGGGATTGGTACCTTATAAATGCTGGTCCAGATGTGCACCAACAAATTGAGTCCTATCCTGCACTGCATGCTGGCCCTGGCATAAGAGAAACCCCTATAGCAGGAGTTATTTTAACGGATGCTGAGCTTGATCATACAATTGGGTTATTATCACTAAGAGAAGGCTCTTGTTTAACCATTTATGGAACAGAAAATGTACGAAAAACCTTGCATTCCTCCTTTCCAGTATTTCCTATGTTACAAAGCTATTGTTCTTGGCAATGGAAGTCTCTTGACCCTGAATGTTTGCAACAGATAGGGCCTTCTGGTGAAAATAACGAGGAGACGATAATCGTTGAGACAGTCCCTGTTTCAAGGAAACCACCACTATATACAAAATGGAAAAACGAGGAGTTTACTCTGACGGATATATGGGAAGTCGGGTTGGTTTTCCATAATAAGAAAACCGGTAAGTGTCTTGCATACTTCCCTACTCTGGAAGAGATAACCACTTCTGTAGAAGAAAGTTTAATGAAAGCAGATATTTTAATGATAGATGGTACTTTTTGGGCAGAGGATGAATTGGTACAGATGGGTGCAACGGAACGTGATGCGCGAAATATGGGACATTTGCCAATCGGCGGAAGTGGAGGGACAGCGGAAAAGTTAGCGGCATTTCCAGCTGAGCGGAAAATCTTGATACACATTAACAATAGCAATCCTGTTTTGAAAATAGGTTCCAATGAAAGAAACGCATTAGAGGGAATGGGATTTGAAGTTGCTTTTGATGGCATGGAAGTGGAGGTGTGA
- the pqqA gene encoding pyrroloquinoline quinone precursor peptide PqqA has translation MWKKPEYKVINTSSEVTMYAYIGK, from the coding sequence ATGTGGAAGAAGCCTGAATATAAAGTGATTAATACATCTTCTGAGGTAACAATGTACGCCTATATTGGTAAATAG
- a CDS encoding PQQ-binding-like beta-propeller repeat protein, protein MQFIRSLGLVLLASMVIVGCQPNNNKKNVDNKGETKESSQAKKEDEIGFPNWGYDFQHTRHVPYKQITKDNVKKMGIAWQQDILDWNKDVPNLQEDFPVVHDGVMYVTSAKNHVFAIDAASGKKLWTWTPPKDVLDHINGLPWQSNVASRGVAVANGNVFVLMIDNRLAKLDAKNGKLLKMVNFWDHEPSIKLENRYYESTAPMYYDGNVYVGSSGGDNGTRGFVWAFKADTLEPLWKEPFWTVPERGTGWAKGKYTGGGSVWTPMSFDPDTDMMYFAVGNPAPDFYDADRKGKNPYTDSITALDSKTGKFKWSSGQVDHDIWDYDAAATPMILNAKVGGKKQKVVVEGGKNGKWYAWDAKTGKTIYDGVPFVKIQHSSVPSDESKAVLQWPGTPGGESYAPQTYDPETNYVLIPGINSPNLMVAAKDAKEIAKDNNTFPGTKILPLPKDVDVSGTITAIDMNTGKKVYQKKTDDPMYGGFTSTAAGLAFYGELGGNVNALDIKTGKVLWSMQSGGKQIKMAPSIYTVDGHEYVAVITGGTKVVVYGLGGKLKPGAINKKAKLQGEADVVINPEKVYKRSCISCHGENLQGATAPNLQHIGKTMSKEEILNQILNGGDRMPAGLAKGAEAEALADWLSKQK, encoded by the coding sequence ATGCAATTTATAAGGTCATTAGGGTTAGTTTTGCTGGCTAGCATGGTTATAGTTGGCTGTCAGCCGAATAATAACAAGAAAAATGTAGATAACAAAGGGGAAACCAAGGAATCCAGCCAGGCAAAGAAGGAAGACGAGATTGGATTCCCAAATTGGGGATATGACTTTCAACATACCCGACATGTGCCCTATAAACAGATTACAAAAGATAATGTAAAAAAAATGGGGATTGCATGGCAGCAGGATATCTTAGATTGGAATAAGGATGTTCCAAATTTACAAGAAGATTTCCCTGTCGTCCATGACGGGGTCATGTATGTGACTAGTGCGAAAAATCATGTGTTTGCGATTGATGCCGCAAGTGGAAAAAAACTTTGGACATGGACACCGCCCAAGGACGTACTTGATCATATTAATGGTTTGCCATGGCAGTCCAATGTGGCAAGCAGGGGTGTCGCTGTGGCAAATGGAAATGTATTTGTCTTGATGATAGATAATCGGCTGGCAAAACTTGATGCGAAGAACGGAAAACTGTTAAAGATGGTCAACTTTTGGGATCATGAACCTTCTATCAAGTTGGAAAACAGATATTATGAATCTACAGCTCCGATGTATTATGATGGCAATGTTTACGTTGGAAGCAGCGGCGGTGATAATGGTACAAGAGGTTTTGTCTGGGCGTTTAAAGCAGATACCCTGGAACCGCTATGGAAAGAGCCGTTTTGGACTGTTCCTGAAAGAGGAACGGGCTGGGCGAAAGGTAAATATACGGGCGGAGGTTCCGTATGGACACCGATGTCGTTTGATCCAGATACTGATATGATGTATTTTGCAGTAGGGAATCCAGCTCCAGACTTTTACGATGCAGATAGAAAAGGAAAAAATCCATATACCGATTCTATAACTGCTTTAGATAGTAAAACAGGGAAGTTTAAGTGGTCATCTGGTCAAGTTGATCATGATATATGGGATTATGACGCTGCCGCAACACCGATGATTCTCAATGCAAAGGTCGGTGGGAAAAAGCAAAAGGTTGTGGTTGAAGGCGGTAAGAATGGAAAGTGGTATGCGTGGGACGCAAAAACGGGGAAGACCATTTATGATGGGGTACCTTTTGTGAAAATTCAACATTCGAGCGTACCAAGCGATGAGAGTAAGGCTGTACTTCAATGGCCAGGAACGCCAGGCGGAGAAAGCTATGCTCCACAGACTTATGACCCTGAAACTAACTATGTGCTTATTCCAGGTATTAATAGCCCTAATTTAATGGTGGCAGCTAAAGATGCAAAAGAGATTGCAAAAGATAATAATACCTTTCCAGGTACAAAGATACTTCCTTTGCCAAAAGATGTTGATGTTTCTGGTACCATTACAGCTATTGATATGAATACAGGGAAAAAAGTATATCAAAAGAAAACGGACGATCCCATGTATGGCGGATTCACAAGTACTGCTGCCGGTCTTGCTTTTTACGGGGAACTGGGTGGAAACGTAAATGCTCTTGACATTAAAACAGGTAAAGTATTATGGAGTATGCAAAGTGGAGGAAAACAAATCAAAATGGCACCTTCCATATATACCGTTGACGGCCATGAATATGTTGCAGTTATTACTGGTGGTACGAAGGTTGTTGTTTATGGTCTCGGAGGTAAGTTGAAACCTGGAGCTATAAATAAAAAAGCAAAATTACAAGGGGAAGCAGACGTTGTTATCAATCCGGAAAAGGTTTACAAAAGAAGTTGTATTTCCTGCCACGGGGAGAATCTTCAAGGCGCAACAGCTCCAAATCTTCAACACATAGGTAAAACGATGTCTAAAGAGGAAATATTGAATCAAATTCTTAATGGTGGCGACCGCATGCCAGCAGGCTTGGCTAAAGGTGCAGAGGCTGAAGCATTAGCGGATTGGCTATCCAAACAGAAATGA